In Salana multivorans, a single genomic region encodes these proteins:
- a CDS encoding response regulator transcription factor, translating into MSVSTGTTGTLTSRVRVWVSASDPISLAGVMSALRSRPELSLVRDPDANDAEVAVVVTDRVDEQALRAVRSARRNHGVQVVLVCGRLGDDDDVVAAVEAGALGLVRRSEATPERLVSVIRGASHGEGTVPPDLLGHLLDQVGSLQRQVLRPMGLTFTGLTTREVDVLRLIADGFDTAEIARNLNFSERTVKNVLHDITTRLQLRNRPHAVAYALREGLI; encoded by the coding sequence ATGAGCGTGTCGACGGGCACGACCGGGACGCTGACGTCCCGGGTCCGGGTGTGGGTGAGCGCGAGCGACCCGATCTCGCTGGCGGGGGTGATGAGCGCGCTGCGGTCGCGTCCGGAGCTCTCGCTCGTGAGGGATCCGGACGCGAACGACGCCGAGGTCGCGGTGGTCGTGACCGATCGTGTGGACGAGCAGGCGCTGCGGGCGGTGCGCAGCGCGCGACGCAACCACGGCGTCCAGGTGGTCCTCGTCTGCGGCCGGCTCGGTGACGACGACGACGTCGTGGCCGCGGTCGAGGCCGGGGCGCTCGGTCTGGTGCGGCGCTCCGAGGCGACGCCCGAGCGGCTGGTCTCGGTGATCCGGGGCGCCAGCCACGGCGAGGGGACGGTCCCGCCCGACCTGCTCGGCCACCTCCTGGACCAGGTCGGCTCGCTGCAGCGCCAGGTGCTGCGTCCGATGGGTCTCACGTTCACGGGGCTCACGACGCGGGAGGTCGACGTGCTCCGGCTCATCGCCGACGGCTTCGACACCGCCGAGATCGCCCGGAACCTCAACTTCTCCGAGCGGACCGTGAAGAACGTGCTGCACGACATCACGACGCGGCTGCAGCTTCGCAACCGCCCCCACGCCGTCGCGTACGCGCTGCGCGAGGGCCTCATCTAG
- a CDS encoding PAAR domain-containing protein, with product MPTGPWLRAGDTVVCPLSDGPKPHVGGPITPAACVMTVLVGGAPAAVANATPGGIVCVSPAPNGIAMGSMTVLVGGFPAARVGDQSMHGSPIVPGPGAPTVIVGG from the coding sequence GTGCCGACCGGTCCGTGGCTGCGCGCGGGGGACACCGTCGTCTGCCCGCTGTCGGACGGCCCCAAGCCCCACGTCGGCGGCCCGATCACGCCGGCGGCGTGCGTCATGACGGTGCTGGTCGGCGGCGCGCCGGCCGCCGTGGCCAACGCGACCCCCGGCGGGATCGTGTGCGTCTCGCCGGCGCCGAACGGTATCGCGATGGGCAGCATGACCGTGCTGGTCGGCGGGTTCCCCGCCGCGCGCGTGGGGGACCAGTCGATGCACGGGTCGCCGATCGTGCCCGGACCGGGGGCGCCGACGGTGATCGTCGGGGGCTAG
- a CDS encoding AAA family ATPase — translation MSSVSPATPPVRVVLLCGPAGSGKSYLARAMAREGWVRLSIDELAWEQGLRHHPLPDERLARLNEELQDRLLATVARGDDVVVDASFWSRRRREDYRSLPYPRAVEVEVWYLRTPEPVLRTRIAARTNSGPDDVALTQDVLTGFLAGFEVPTPDEGRLRVIDADEG, via the coding sequence ATGAGCTCCGTCAGCCCCGCCACACCGCCGGTGCGCGTCGTCCTGCTGTGCGGGCCGGCGGGGAGCGGGAAGTCGTACCTGGCTCGGGCCATGGCGCGCGAGGGCTGGGTGCGGCTCTCGATCGACGAGCTCGCGTGGGAGCAGGGCCTGCGTCACCACCCGCTGCCGGACGAGCGGCTCGCGCGACTGAACGAGGAGCTCCAGGACCGGCTTCTCGCGACCGTGGCGCGGGGCGACGACGTCGTCGTCGACGCCTCGTTCTGGTCGCGCCGGCGCCGCGAGGACTACCGGAGCCTGCCCTACCCGCGGGCGGTGGAGGTCGAGGTCTGGTACCTGCGCACGCCGGAGCCCGTGCTCCGCACCCGCATCGCCGCGCGGACGAACTCCGGCCCCGACGACGTCGCGCTCACCCAGGACGTGCTGACCGGCTTCCTCGCCGGGTTCGAGGTGCCGACCCCGGACGAGGGCCGGCTGCGGGTGATCGACGCCGACGAGGGCTGA
- a CDS encoding ROK family transcriptional regulator, with amino-acid sequence MTGSDARRRLSANERTVVDLLLADGPASRVDLAERIGMSRASLNELVARLVASGVVEPVGEVVSTRRGPNAVHFRAVTELALAAGVELMPGTVRVVVADLAGRALADATTFDRHGVVDAVRSVLRDLRVDERALGRVVVGMPGVVGPDGEATYVWGHPDWHPEPVAELARRLGCPVQVENDVNLLALAEGMTGNASDRARYTVLHLAEGVRAATILDGEPLRGARGFAGEIGLAVLPVASRAATGAASDDRGADDRGTDAPLRLQDLLGRSALGRVDERGGADAVARRIAEVTSLIATILDPECVVLGGPVGAAGGTDLARRVRAELASLVPIDLDVRPTGLGADAVVDGAVAIAAARLRDDVYGT; translated from the coding sequence ATGACCGGGAGCGACGCGCGACGGCGGCTGTCCGCCAACGAGCGCACCGTCGTCGACCTCCTGCTCGCGGACGGCCCGGCCTCGCGGGTCGACCTCGCCGAGCGGATCGGCATGTCCCGCGCCTCGCTCAACGAGCTCGTCGCCCGTCTGGTGGCCTCGGGCGTGGTCGAGCCCGTCGGTGAGGTGGTCTCGACCAGGCGCGGCCCGAACGCCGTGCACTTCCGAGCCGTGACCGAGCTGGCCCTCGCCGCGGGCGTCGAGCTGATGCCGGGGACGGTCCGCGTCGTCGTCGCCGACCTCGCCGGCCGCGCGCTCGCCGACGCCACGACGTTCGACCGGCACGGTGTGGTCGACGCCGTCCGCTCGGTGCTCCGGGATCTCCGTGTCGACGAGCGCGCGCTCGGTCGCGTCGTCGTCGGAATGCCGGGCGTCGTCGGGCCGGACGGCGAGGCGACGTACGTGTGGGGCCACCCCGACTGGCATCCCGAGCCGGTCGCCGAGCTCGCGCGCCGCCTCGGCTGCCCGGTCCAGGTCGAGAACGACGTCAACCTGCTCGCGCTCGCCGAGGGGATGACCGGGAACGCCAGCGACCGCGCGCGCTACACCGTCCTCCACCTCGCCGAGGGCGTCCGCGCCGCGACGATCCTCGACGGCGAGCCGCTGCGCGGTGCCCGCGGGTTCGCCGGCGAGATCGGCCTTGCCGTGCTCCCGGTCGCCTCGCGCGCGGCGACGGGGGCCGCCAGCGACGACCGCGGCGCCGACGACCGCGGCACCGACGCTCCGCTCCGGCTCCAGGACCTCCTCGGCCGCTCCGCGCTGGGGCGGGTCGACGAGCGCGGGGGAGCCGACGCCGTCGCGCGGCGGATCGCCGAGGTGACGAGCCTGATCGCGACGATCCTCGATCCCGAGTGCGTCGTGCTCGGTGGTCCCGTCGGTGCCGCCGGCGGCACCGACCTCGCGAGGCGGGTCCGCGCCGAGCTCGCCTCGCTCGTCCCGATCGACCTCGACGTCCGCCCCACCGGCCTCGGTGCCGACGCCGTCGTGGACGGCGCGGTCGCGATCGCCGCCGCCCGGCTGCGCGACGACGTCTACGGCACCTGA
- a CDS encoding alpha-L-fucosidase, producing MTASAPPLAPTPQQLAWQSWGIGLFVHVGVNTFRGVEWSDGTIPPAAFDPSDLDAREWVEAARAIGARYLVLTAKHHDGFCLWPTATTDYSVASSPWRDGRGDVVAEVARACREAGIGLGLYLSPWDRNAPAYADPDAYADLYVAQLTELCTRYGPLVELWFDGAGSEGYRYDWRRIMDVARTHQPDAMVFNMGDPTIRWVGNEDGLATDPVEYVVTHSQMSNYTVETIEHADALYLPPECDVSLRRGWFWRADDEPKSLEHLLAIYYRSVGLGANLLLNVPPDDRGRLDPADLARVEELGAELRRRFADPVRVTPTESATHAGGSTWRVEVPAARAFDHVRLVEDLRDGQRVVSHRVLRDGAVIAEGGTVGAGRLHIVATPGDGALEIELTGAGARLAEVLLHDVGDVTPPRIPAGYTAPTDYPES from the coding sequence GTGACCGCCTCCGCCCCGCCCCTCGCGCCGACCCCGCAGCAGCTCGCCTGGCAGTCGTGGGGGATCGGCCTGTTCGTCCACGTCGGCGTCAACACCTTCCGCGGCGTCGAGTGGAGCGACGGCACCATCCCGCCCGCGGCGTTCGACCCGAGCGACCTCGACGCCCGGGAGTGGGTCGAGGCCGCCCGCGCGATCGGTGCGCGCTACCTCGTCCTGACCGCCAAGCACCACGACGGCTTCTGCCTCTGGCCGACGGCGACGACCGACTACTCCGTCGCCTCCTCGCCGTGGCGGGACGGTCGCGGGGACGTCGTGGCCGAGGTTGCGCGGGCGTGCCGGGAGGCGGGCATCGGTCTCGGCCTCTACCTCTCGCCCTGGGACCGCAACGCGCCCGCCTACGCCGACCCCGACGCGTACGCCGACCTCTACGTCGCGCAGCTCACGGAGCTGTGCACGCGCTACGGACCGCTCGTCGAGCTCTGGTTCGACGGCGCGGGCTCCGAGGGCTACCGCTACGACTGGCGGCGCATCATGGACGTCGCGCGCACCCACCAGCCGGACGCGATGGTCTTCAACATGGGCGACCCGACGATCCGCTGGGTCGGCAACGAGGACGGCCTCGCGACCGACCCGGTCGAGTACGTCGTGACGCACTCGCAGATGAGCAACTACACGGTCGAGACCATCGAGCACGCCGACGCGCTCTACCTCCCGCCCGAGTGCGACGTCTCGCTGCGCCGCGGCTGGTTCTGGCGGGCGGACGACGAGCCCAAGTCGCTCGAGCACCTGCTCGCCATCTACTACCGCTCCGTCGGCCTCGGGGCCAACCTCCTGCTCAACGTGCCGCCCGACGACCGGGGCCGCCTCGACCCCGCCGACCTCGCTCGCGTCGAGGAGCTCGGGGCCGAGCTGCGGCGCCGGTTCGCCGACCCGGTCCGCGTCACGCCGACCGAGTCGGCGACGCACGCCGGCGGCAGCACCTGGCGCGTCGAGGTCCCCGCGGCCCGCGCGTTCGACCACGTGCGGCTCGTCGAGGACCTGCGCGACGGGCAGCGCGTCGTGTCCCACCGCGTGCTCCGCGACGGCGCCGTGATCGCCGAGGGCGGGACGGTGGGCGCCGGCCGGCTCCACATCGTCGCGACGCCCGGCGACGGCGCGCTGGAGATCGAGCTGACCGGCGCCGGCGCCCGGCTCGCCGAGGTCCTGCTGCACGACGTCGGCGACGTGACGCCACCCCGCATCCCCGCCGGCTACACCGCCCCGACCGACTACCCGGAGTCCTGA
- a CDS encoding glycoside hydrolase family 2 protein produces MTTSHDTAGATTLRLPDEPGAVATTELTVWTLALREARPSRSGALPPEHVLAAARSGVPARAPGNAHDALVAAGLVEDPYRNDGTAAAAWIGESDWVYRTRIGLPADPAGAAGADAAALRHELVLTRVETVARVLVDGVVVAELANANRTHRIDVGPHLRPGGSDLVIEIDSAARAMDAAEAADPGGQLPYDWEHQYNRLRVTACSAGWDWAPPMITAGIGRAELVSWRGARLRTRTRTEVAEDLREGTLVVEVALDAAPGDGSASGSVEVRLGELTWRADVEGSATLRLPVELTDDDLWWPRGYGRATLHDVGVTLVGSPQLHAGRVGFRHAHLDTTPDEHGRACTVVVNGRPVFARGANWIPDDQLAARVTPERYRERVAQAVEANMTMLRVWGGGRYEDDLFYDLADEAGLLVWQDFAFACAAYPEEEPLRSEVVAEATEQVRRLAAHPSVVVWNGGNECLLGWEDWGWQARVAGRTWGDGYYHRLLPAIVAEQAPGVPYVPSSPFSSGPDVAANVDGDGSTHLWDQWNLRDHSTYRDQVPRFAAELGYQAPATWATLAGAIDAWPVAPTSAAMATRQRQPTGMRSLLGRLAGNVPDPAALEADLDDWLWATQLLQADAMRTAAEHLRGHWPRSAGMLVWQMNDAWPGISWSIVDHGGRRKPVWYALRTAFAPRALSIQPREGAPHVVLVNDTDDAWSTEVLVRRVHVRDGEVERVVLPASVAPRGVAWLPVPPAVALPRRRREEILVADLSEADDAAPSGPCHPSPRRATAPLCRPDGVAWPDAASGASVDVEPVDGGWLVRVRARVVLADVAVLADRVVPEAVADDMLRTVLPGETLELLVTASSGSASGTVDSGALGRAPVLRTRNDLWHR; encoded by the coding sequence ATGACCACCTCCCACGACACCGCCGGGGCGACGACCCTCCGGCTCCCCGACGAGCCGGGCGCGGTGGCGACGACGGAGCTGACGGTCTGGACCCTCGCGCTGCGCGAGGCGCGGCCGAGCCGGTCCGGCGCCCTCCCGCCCGAGCACGTGCTCGCCGCGGCCCGGTCCGGCGTCCCGGCGCGCGCTCCCGGCAACGCGCACGACGCGCTCGTCGCCGCCGGCCTCGTCGAGGACCCGTACCGGAACGACGGGACGGCGGCCGCCGCCTGGATCGGCGAGAGCGACTGGGTGTACCGGACGCGGATCGGGCTCCCCGCCGACCCCGCCGGCGCCGCCGGCGCCGATGCAGCCGCCCTCCGGCACGAGCTGGTGCTCACCCGCGTCGAGACGGTGGCGCGCGTGCTCGTCGACGGCGTCGTCGTCGCCGAGCTCGCGAACGCCAACCGCACCCACCGGATCGACGTCGGCCCCCACCTGCGCCCGGGCGGCAGCGACCTCGTGATCGAGATCGACTCGGCGGCGCGGGCGATGGACGCGGCGGAGGCGGCCGACCCCGGCGGCCAGCTCCCGTACGACTGGGAGCACCAGTACAACCGCCTGCGAGTGACGGCGTGCAGCGCCGGCTGGGACTGGGCACCGCCGATGATCACGGCCGGGATCGGGCGCGCCGAGCTGGTGTCGTGGCGCGGCGCGCGCCTGCGGACGAGGACGCGCACCGAGGTCGCGGAGGACCTGCGCGAGGGGACGCTCGTCGTCGAGGTCGCGCTCGACGCCGCGCCGGGGGACGGCTCGGCGAGCGGATCGGTCGAGGTGCGCCTGGGGGAGCTGACCTGGCGCGCCGACGTCGAGGGCTCGGCCACGCTGCGCCTGCCCGTCGAGCTCACCGACGACGACCTGTGGTGGCCGCGCGGGTACGGCCGGGCGACGCTGCACGACGTCGGCGTGACGCTGGTCGGCTCGCCGCAGCTGCACGCCGGACGGGTCGGCTTCCGGCACGCGCACCTCGACACGACGCCGGACGAGCACGGTCGCGCGTGCACCGTCGTCGTCAACGGTCGACCGGTGTTCGCCCGCGGGGCGAACTGGATCCCGGACGACCAGCTCGCCGCCCGCGTGACGCCCGAGCGCTATCGCGAGCGCGTCGCGCAGGCCGTCGAGGCGAACATGACGATGCTGCGCGTGTGGGGCGGCGGCCGCTACGAGGACGACCTCTTCTACGACCTCGCGGACGAGGCGGGGCTGCTCGTCTGGCAGGACTTCGCGTTCGCCTGCGCCGCCTACCCCGAGGAGGAGCCGTTGCGCTCCGAGGTGGTCGCCGAGGCCACCGAGCAGGTGCGACGGCTCGCGGCGCACCCGAGCGTCGTCGTCTGGAACGGCGGCAACGAGTGCCTGCTCGGCTGGGAGGACTGGGGCTGGCAGGCGCGCGTCGCCGGCCGCACCTGGGGCGACGGCTACTACCACCGCCTGCTCCCGGCGATCGTCGCGGAGCAGGCGCCCGGGGTCCCGTACGTCCCGTCCAGCCCGTTCTCCAGCGGCCCCGACGTCGCCGCGAACGTCGACGGCGACGGATCGACCCACCTGTGGGACCAGTGGAACCTGCGGGACCACTCGACCTATCGGGACCAGGTCCCGCGGTTCGCCGCCGAGCTCGGCTACCAGGCGCCCGCCACCTGGGCGACGCTGGCCGGCGCCATCGACGCCTGGCCGGTCGCGCCGACGTCCGCGGCCATGGCGACCCGGCAGCGTCAGCCCACCGGGATGCGCAGCCTTCTCGGTCGTCTGGCCGGCAACGTCCCGGACCCGGCCGCGCTGGAGGCCGACCTCGACGACTGGCTCTGGGCGACCCAGCTCCTCCAGGCCGACGCGATGCGCACGGCCGCCGAGCACCTGCGCGGCCACTGGCCGCGCAGCGCCGGCATGCTCGTGTGGCAGATGAACGACGCCTGGCCCGGCATCTCCTGGTCGATCGTCGACCACGGCGGACGCCGCAAGCCCGTCTGGTACGCGCTGCGCACGGCCTTCGCCCCGCGTGCCCTGTCGATCCAGCCCCGCGAGGGCGCACCGCACGTCGTGCTCGTCAACGACACCGACGACGCGTGGTCGACCGAGGTGCTGGTGCGTCGCGTCCACGTCCGTGACGGCGAGGTCGAGCGGGTCGTGCTCCCGGCGAGCGTCGCCCCGCGCGGCGTCGCGTGGCTGCCGGTCCCGCCAGCGGTCGCCCTCCCGCGGCGACGGCGTGAGGAGATCCTCGTCGCGGACCTGAGCGAGGCCGACGACGCTGCGCCGTCGGGGCCGTGCCACCCCTCGCCCCGTCGCGCCACGGCGCCGCTGTGCCGCCCGGACGGCGTGGCCTGGCCGGACGCGGCGTCCGGCGCGAGCGTCGACGTCGAGCCGGTCGACGGCGGCTGGCTGGTCCGGGTCAGGGCGCGCGTCGTGCTGGCCGACGTCGCGGTGCTCGCCGATCGCGTCGTCCCGGAGGCGGTGGCCGACGACATGCTGCGCACGGTCCTGCCCGGGGAGACGCTCGAGCTGCTCGTCACCGCCTCGAGCGGGTCGGCGTCGGGCACGGTCGACTCCGGCGCCCTCGGCCGCGCGCCCGTGCTGCGCACGCGAAACGATCTCTGGCACCGCTGA
- a CDS encoding ABC transporter substrate-binding protein: MTRSTGRRRVATLVAAAAGLALLAAGCSTGGSDDPGTGDGTGGETSEGGGDGGAAGGDGATLNIWAGSQTPIKANFNPYIPGFLHATQGPVYEPLFLFNKAAAGDPVPILGESYEFGADGTSMTIKVRSGVTWTDGEDFTAEDVVYSLTNAVAKASYLDSATATDDTTVELKFNAPAFTNESAILQTTILPEHIWKDKTEEELMSWVNETPVGTGPYIVDKVSDASYTLHANEDYWGGAPAVKNLRYLGIDANASAEDLLKAGQIDWTAMFVPDPDSVDMGYVNTPIDPTVLYTCSNADLGCTGAQTDVAVRQALDAAIDRGVIKDKAFVGLTKEISPTFALLGRDDAWIADGMPKEASQSADAAKAASILEAAGYTKGSDGIYEKDGQRVSMKLTSVDGWSDYNDAAKLIEEQAKAAGMEVIASTVSWNEFSDGRQSGNFELIVGGMIGTPVADPFQIYRDWFTTDMTNPVGEMLDAGAWGISRYSNAEVDAAVLAASQTNDDAERLAQYAIIQEHIVNDLPYIPVVVNATQTFFNDKDFTGWPTEDDLYAFPPAWGSNSAGYILSKLQPVG; this comes from the coding sequence ATGACTCGAAGCACAGGACGGCGCAGGGTCGCCACGCTGGTGGCCGCGGCGGCGGGGCTTGCGCTCCTGGCGGCCGGCTGCTCCACCGGCGGGTCGGACGACCCCGGCACGGGCGACGGCACGGGTGGCGAGACCTCCGAGGGCGGGGGAGACGGTGGTGCGGCCGGCGGAGACGGTGCGACGCTGAACATCTGGGCCGGCTCGCAGACGCCGATCAAGGCGAACTTCAACCCGTACATCCCCGGCTTCCTGCACGCGACCCAGGGCCCGGTCTACGAGCCCCTCTTCCTGTTCAACAAGGCAGCGGCCGGCGACCCGGTGCCGATCCTCGGTGAGTCCTACGAGTTCGGCGCCGACGGCACCTCGATGACGATCAAGGTCCGCTCCGGCGTGACCTGGACGGACGGCGAGGACTTCACGGCCGAGGACGTCGTCTACTCGCTCACCAACGCGGTCGCGAAGGCGAGCTACCTCGACTCCGCGACGGCGACCGACGACACCACGGTCGAGCTCAAGTTCAACGCCCCGGCGTTCACGAACGAGTCCGCCATCCTCCAGACGACGATCCTCCCGGAGCACATCTGGAAGGACAAGACGGAGGAGGAGCTCATGTCCTGGGTCAACGAGACCCCGGTCGGCACGGGCCCGTACATCGTCGACAAGGTCTCGGACGCGTCCTACACGCTGCACGCGAACGAGGACTACTGGGGCGGGGCTCCGGCGGTGAAGAACCTCCGCTACCTCGGCATCGACGCCAACGCCTCGGCCGAGGACCTGCTCAAGGCCGGTCAGATCGACTGGACGGCCATGTTCGTGCCGGACCCGGACAGCGTCGACATGGGCTACGTCAACACGCCGATCGACCCGACGGTCCTCTACACGTGCTCCAACGCCGACCTCGGCTGCACGGGCGCGCAGACGGACGTCGCCGTCCGCCAGGCGCTCGACGCCGCCATCGACCGCGGTGTCATCAAGGACAAGGCCTTCGTCGGCCTGACCAAGGAGATCTCGCCGACGTTCGCGCTCCTCGGCCGTGACGACGCGTGGATCGCGGACGGCATGCCGAAGGAGGCGTCGCAGAGCGCCGACGCGGCCAAGGCCGCGTCGATCCTCGAGGCCGCCGGCTACACCAAGGGCAGCGACGGCATCTACGAGAAGGACGGCCAGCGCGTCTCCATGAAGCTGACCTCCGTCGACGGCTGGAGCGACTACAACGACGCCGCCAAGCTGATCGAGGAGCAGGCCAAGGCCGCCGGCATGGAGGTCATCGCCTCGACCGTCTCGTGGAACGAGTTCTCCGACGGCCGCCAGTCCGGCAACTTCGAGCTCATCGTCGGCGGCATGATCGGCACGCCGGTCGCCGACCCGTTCCAGATCTACCGCGACTGGTTCACCACCGACATGACGAACCCCGTCGGCGAGATGCTCGACGCCGGCGCCTGGGGCATCTCCCGGTACTCCAACGCCGAGGTCGACGCCGCGGTGCTCGCCGCGTCGCAGACGAACGACGACGCGGAGCGCCTCGCGCAGTACGCGATCATCCAGGAGCACATCGTCAACGACCTGCCGTACATCCCGGTCGTCGTGAACGCCACCCAGACGTTCTTCAACGACAAGGACTTCACGGGCTGGCCGACCGAGGACGACCTCTACGCCTTCCCGCCGGCGTGGGGCTCCAACTCGGCCGGGTACATCCTGTCCAAGCTCCAGCCGGTCGGCTGA
- a CDS encoding ABC transporter permease yields the protein MKFYARRLAFYVITLWAAISLNFFIPRLLPGNPADIILAKMARNGEIPPGVEKTVRLLLGAESDQSMWEQYLQYWGNLFRGNLGVSVTKYPTPVTELIGQALPWTIGLVGLATIISVLIGVGLGAWAGWKRGTWVDNLVPGSTLLQSLPYFWVALLLAYLFSVQWQILPRIGAYDVFTFDEPEQSWAFVLSVLKHGTLPALTIVISAFGGWMLGMRNMMVSTLAEDYITTAEAKGLRPRRIFMTYAVRNAALPSIAGFGVALGFVVAGSIVMEQVFTYPGIGKLMITAVQGNDYPLMQGVFLVITIAVLSANLLMDLVYGFIDPRARTRG from the coding sequence GTGAAGTTCTACGCGCGACGGCTCGCGTTCTACGTCATCACGCTCTGGGCTGCCATCTCGCTCAACTTCTTCATCCCCCGCCTGCTGCCGGGCAACCCGGCCGACATCATCCTCGCGAAGATGGCGCGCAACGGGGAGATCCCACCCGGCGTCGAGAAGACCGTCCGGCTGCTGCTCGGTGCCGAGTCCGACCAGTCGATGTGGGAGCAGTACCTGCAGTACTGGGGGAACCTCTTCCGGGGCAACCTCGGCGTCTCGGTCACGAAGTACCCCACGCCCGTCACGGAGCTGATCGGTCAGGCGCTGCCCTGGACCATCGGGCTCGTCGGGCTCGCGACGATCATCTCGGTCCTCATCGGCGTCGGTCTCGGCGCCTGGGCCGGCTGGAAGCGCGGGACCTGGGTGGACAACCTCGTCCCCGGCTCGACGCTCCTGCAGTCGCTGCCCTACTTCTGGGTCGCCCTCCTGCTCGCCTACCTGTTCTCCGTGCAGTGGCAGATCCTGCCGCGCATCGGCGCGTACGACGTGTTCACGTTCGACGAGCCGGAGCAGAGCTGGGCGTTCGTCCTGTCCGTCCTCAAGCACGGGACGCTGCCGGCGCTCACGATCGTCATCTCGGCGTTCGGCGGCTGGATGCTCGGGATGCGCAACATGATGGTCTCGACGCTGGCCGAGGACTACATCACGACCGCCGAGGCCAAGGGCCTGCGCCCGCGGCGCATCTTCATGACCTACGCCGTGCGCAACGCCGCCCTGCCGTCGATCGCCGGCTTCGGCGTCGCGCTCGGGTTCGTCGTGGCCGGCTCGATCGTCATGGAGCAGGTCTTCACCTATCCCGGCATCGGGAAGCTCATGATCACCGCGGTCCAGGGCAACGACTACCCGCTCATGCAGGGGGTGTTCCTCGTCATCACCATCGCGGTGCTGTCGGCGAACCTGCTCATGGACCTGGTGTACGGATTCATCGACCCGAGAGCGAGGACCCGTGGCTGA
- a CDS encoding ABC transporter permease translates to MDDIQPSPTAEHEADLAPAADLGTMGTQLVDKESLAAREAINPAVAAGGAAAPGAPSRKGWRGAQLMPRITPKLIVGLVLVVGIVAFALIAPLFTQDPKFSGNPAFEPPNGDHILGTTKLGYDVFAQLAYGAKGSLQVGLIAGLIALSLSIVFGIVAGYVGGFTDEALSLVTNVMLVIPGLPLMIVIASYAQQRSMLLVALILGVTGWAGAAVVLRSQARSLRSRDYVAASKVAGEKSFRIIAVEILPNLLPLLAAQFIAAVVLAILGEAGLSYLGLGPNGVITWGTMLNEAQTGNALSAGAWWWFIPPGLMISAFGCGLSLINFSIDEIINPKLRSVPAAARSVRKAKKNKSLPTASSSRTAAAPTGTAR, encoded by the coding sequence ATGGACGACATCCAGCCGTCGCCGACGGCCGAGCACGAGGCCGACCTGGCCCCGGCCGCCGATCTCGGCACGATGGGGACGCAGCTCGTCGACAAGGAGAGCCTTGCCGCGCGCGAGGCGATCAACCCGGCCGTCGCCGCCGGCGGTGCGGCGGCGCCCGGCGCGCCGAGCCGGAAGGGGTGGCGGGGCGCGCAGCTCATGCCGCGGATCACGCCGAAGCTGATCGTCGGGCTCGTGCTCGTCGTCGGCATCGTCGCGTTCGCGCTCATCGCGCCGCTGTTCACCCAGGACCCGAAGTTCTCCGGCAACCCCGCCTTCGAGCCGCCGAACGGCGACCACATCCTCGGCACGACGAAGCTCGGCTACGACGTGTTCGCGCAGCTCGCGTACGGCGCCAAGGGCTCGCTCCAGGTCGGCCTCATCGCCGGTCTCATCGCGCTCTCGCTCTCCATCGTCTTCGGTATCGTCGCCGGCTACGTCGGCGGCTTCACCGACGAGGCGCTCTCGCTCGTCACGAACGTCATGCTCGTGATCCCCGGCCTGCCGCTCATGATCGTCATCGCCTCCTACGCGCAGCAGCGCTCGATGCTGCTGGTCGCGCTCATCCTCGGGGTGACCGGCTGGGCCGGAGCGGCCGTCGTGCTGCGCTCCCAGGCGCGCTCGCTGCGCTCGCGGGACTACGTCGCGGCGTCGAAGGTCGCGGGGGAGAAGTCCTTCCGCATCATCGCCGTCGAGATCCTGCCGAACCTGCTGCCGCTCCTCGCGGCGCAGTTCATCGCCGCGGTCGTGCTCGCGATCCTCGGTGAGGCGGGTCTGTCCTACCTCGGCCTCGGCCCGAACGGCGTCATCACCTGGGGCACGATGCTCAACGAGGCGCAGACGGGCAACGCGCTGTCCGCCGGCGCGTGGTGGTGGTTCATCCCGCCCGGCCTCATGATCTCCGCGTTCGGCTGCGGTCTCTCGCTCATCAACTTCTCGATCGACGAGATCATCAACCCGAAGCTCAGGAGCGTCCCCGCGGCCGCGCGCAGCGTGCGCAAGGCCAAGAAGAACAAGTCGCTGCCGACGGCGTCGTCGTCCCGGACGGCCGCCGCCCCGACCGGAACGGCCAGGTGA